The following coding sequences are from one Halobaculum magnesiiphilum window:
- a CDS encoding nucleotidyltransferase domain-containing protein: MSLGEREDELLDTLEAVIDADLPYVLVGGWAIAAFNQRFTTDVDVVIPAQAVDDYTDLLTDRGYEKTADVERNELYEGRTIRFTKDIGNPVRFDAMVDALGCRQTEAEWSYRYLAQYSVTEELRTGRPVTARIPERELLFAVKLHSGRKADSRDLVVLAAGADFDRIATHLHRGESEKLAGRIETVLDRLTSEDFADAFKGVFEQQTVPEQDIDAVVEFLRDQQRRIDSEL, from the coding sequence ATGAGCCTCGGTGAACGCGAAGACGAACTACTGGATACGCTGGAGGCAGTCATCGACGCTGACCTGCCGTACGTGCTCGTCGGTGGGTGGGCGATCGCGGCGTTCAATCAACGCTTCACCACGGACGTCGACGTCGTCATTCCGGCCCAAGCGGTCGACGACTACACGGACCTTCTCACCGACCGCGGCTACGAGAAAACGGCCGATGTCGAGCGAAACGAACTCTACGAGGGCCGGACTATCCGGTTTACGAAAGATATCGGGAATCCGGTTCGGTTCGACGCGATGGTGGACGCGCTGGGCTGTCGCCAGACGGAAGCTGAGTGGTCGTATCGCTATCTGGCCCAGTACTCTGTCACCGAGGAACTGCGAACCGGGCGCCCGGTAACAGCCAGGATTCCGGAACGGGAGTTGCTGTTTGCCGTGAAACTTCACAGTGGCCGCAAGGCGGATTCCCGGGATCTGGTAGTGCTTGCTGCTGGCGCGGATTTTGACCGGATCGCGACTCATCTGCATCGCGGGGAGTCCGAGAAGCTCGCTGGTCGCATCGAGACTGTCCTCGACCGCCTCACGTCGGAGGATTTCGCGGATGCATTCAAAGGAGTCTTCGAACAGCAAACGGTTCCCGAACAGGATATCGATGCCGTCGTTGAGTTCCTTCGTGACCAGCAGCGCCGAATCGATTCTGAACTATAA
- a CDS encoding ArdC-like ssDNA-binding domain-containing protein, with protein MATASDSSVSFEETDARHDEMHSTIEDWIDELVADVDEAKASQQFQEWLDVQSRFHDYSHRNTLLIKLQYPEATRVAGYNTWRSEFDRHVQEGKQAIWIWAPIITKQCPECENSPSYHEQSDCDYDETPAEEWSEGLVGFKPTAVFDVSQTEGEPLPELETEAAGDADDLVPALLDAATTLDIDVRVVDAAEWEHGDAKGVCKHRTLHEGQPVVEAKARSNQADLAVTLVHEYAHALLHFDGDDEPERAKREVEAEAVAYIVGRYFNLDTSGSAFYLAAWQDDDAESIQERLGRISSTAQEIIDTIVEG; from the coding sequence ATGGCTACGGCCAGTGACTCGTCGGTCTCGTTCGAGGAGACCGACGCCCGACACGACGAGATGCACAGTACCATCGAAGACTGGATCGACGAGCTCGTCGCAGACGTCGACGAGGCAAAAGCCAGCCAACAGTTCCAGGAGTGGCTCGATGTCCAGTCCCGATTCCACGACTACTCCCATCGCAACACCCTCTTGATCAAGCTCCAGTATCCCGAGGCAACCCGCGTAGCGGGCTACAATACGTGGCGGTCGGAGTTCGACCGGCACGTCCAAGAGGGCAAACAGGCGATCTGGATCTGGGCACCCATTATTACGAAGCAGTGCCCTGAGTGCGAGAACTCACCGAGCTACCACGAGCAAAGCGACTGTGACTACGACGAGACACCGGCCGAGGAGTGGTCCGAAGGACTGGTTGGATTCAAACCAACTGCCGTCTTCGATGTGTCTCAAACCGAGGGCGAACCGCTCCCCGAGCTGGAAACCGAGGCAGCTGGTGACGCCGACGACCTGGTGCCAGCACTCCTCGATGCAGCAACTACGCTCGACATAGACGTCCGTGTCGTCGACGCTGCCGAGTGGGAGCATGGCGACGCGAAAGGCGTCTGCAAACACCGGACTCTCCACGAGGGCCAGCCCGTTGTCGAAGCGAAAGCCCGCTCAAATCAGGCCGATCTCGCGGTGACATTGGTTCACGAGTACGCCCACGCGCTGCTTCATTTCGATGGCGACGACGAGCCCGAGCGCGCAAAACGCGAGGTCGAAGCGGAAGCTGTTGCGTACATCGTCGGGCGGTATTTCAACCTGGATACGAGCGGGTCAGCGTTCTATCTTGCCGCGTGGCAGGACGACGATGCGGAGAGCATTCAGGAGCGTCTCGGTCGGATCAGTTCGACCGCTCAAGAGATCATCGACACAATTGTAGAGGGCTGA
- a CDS encoding putative quinol monooxygenase produces MTDANVALLVRLQAQSGKESDVEEFLRSALPMAEEEPDTTTWFALRMDDSTFGIFDTFPDESGREAHLSGEIAAALEENADELFAEPPEIEEVDVLEAKLP; encoded by the coding sequence ATGACCGACGCAAACGTCGCCCTCCTCGTTCGACTCCAAGCACAGTCCGGCAAAGAATCCGATGTCGAGGAATTCCTCCGTTCGGCACTGCCGATGGCCGAGGAAGAACCGGACACCACCACGTGGTTCGCGCTCCGCATGGACGATTCGACGTTCGGCATCTTCGACACCTTTCCGGATGAATCCGGTCGGGAAGCGCATCTCTCGGGCGAAATCGCTGCTGCCTTGGAGGAAAACGCGGACGAGCTGTTCGCAGAACCGCCGGAGATAGAAGAAGTCGACGTACTGGAGGCCAAACTCCCCTAA
- a CDS encoding SDR family oxidoreductase produces the protein MNVLIAGSHGGVGQHITEVLSERDHTVQAMVREESQVSEMEAFGVEVVVADLTEDVSTAVDGSDAIIFAAGSGGEDVEGVDRDGAIRLIDEAEEHGVPRFVMLSAINADNPEESPDALRPYLEAKLAADEHLQASELTETIVRPGELTNESATGRIEAARRVERGQVTRADVARTLGTALDTENTYGKTFEMIEGDEPIESALETV, from the coding sequence ATGAACGTACTCATCGCAGGATCACACGGCGGGGTCGGCCAGCATATCACTGAGGTGCTGAGCGAACGCGATCACACAGTCCAAGCGATGGTGCGTGAGGAGTCACAGGTCTCGGAGATGGAGGCCTTCGGCGTCGAGGTGGTCGTCGCGGACCTCACCGAGGACGTATCCACCGCCGTCGACGGAAGCGACGCGATCATCTTCGCGGCGGGGTCTGGTGGCGAGGACGTCGAAGGCGTCGATCGAGACGGTGCAATCAGGCTAATCGACGAAGCCGAAGAGCACGGTGTCCCGCGCTTTGTCATGCTCAGTGCGATCAATGCCGACAACCCTGAGGAGAGTCCCGACGCCCTTCGGCCGTACCTCGAAGCCAAACTGGCGGCTGATGAGCATCTCCAAGCAAGCGAACTCACGGAGACGATCGTCCGACCAGGGGAGTTGACCAACGAGTCCGCAACCGGGCGGATCGAGGCAGCCCGTCGGGTCGAACGCGGCCAAGTCACCCGCGCCGACGTTGCCCGCACGCTCGGTACCGCACTCGACACGGAGAACACCTACGGGAAGACCTTCGAGATGATCGAAGGCGACGAACCAATCGAGAGCGCGCTCGAAACCGTTTGA
- a CDS encoding nucleotidyltransferase family protein, which produces MSQEDRSEALIEVLEELEQSEIGFVLVGGYAISQFEPRFSTDLDLVIAPDDYDEVVAFLESRDFERTAELEVPAEETIYNREIECFERTEGLPHPVGVDILVNGLGCRQTEAEWSFDYLRTHSSPTTISGGTRSTTARAAAGEVLVAAKLHSGRKTDLADVLAAIPSIDLDRVETHLHRGDADALRQQLSDAHAFIEEGGLDHRFKSLFGQSSASAEDIETLLEFLDQQQ; this is translated from the coding sequence ATGAGCCAGGAAGACCGAAGTGAGGCACTCATCGAAGTACTCGAAGAACTAGAGCAGTCAGAAATTGGGTTCGTCCTCGTTGGCGGATACGCGATTAGTCAGTTCGAACCACGGTTCTCGACCGATCTCGATCTCGTCATCGCACCGGACGACTACGACGAAGTCGTTGCATTTCTCGAATCACGCGACTTCGAACGAACGGCAGAGCTCGAAGTGCCAGCAGAGGAAACCATCTACAACCGGGAAATCGAATGCTTCGAGCGAACCGAGGGACTACCCCACCCGGTCGGCGTGGACATCCTTGTGAACGGCCTCGGCTGCCGACAGACCGAAGCGGAGTGGTCGTTCGACTATCTGCGCACGCACAGTTCCCCGACGACGATTTCAGGCGGTACTCGGTCAACGACTGCACGAGCAGCTGCCGGCGAGGTCCTCGTCGCCGCGAAACTCCACAGTGGCCGGAAAACAGATCTCGCAGATGTCCTTGCTGCGATTCCCTCGATCGATTTAGATCGAGTCGAGACACATCTGCATCGCGGAGATGCTGATGCCCTTCGTCAACAGCTCAGTGACGCACACGCGTTCATCGAAGAGGGTGGGCTCGATCACCGGTTCAAGAGTCTGTTCGGCCAATCATCGGCCTCGGCCGAGGATATCGAGACGCTTCTCGAATTCCTCGATCAACAGCAGTAG
- a CDS encoding helix-turn-helix domain-containing protein, translated as MYEACGEKEFKVLLALDTGDSISGVARKIDENRETIRRVVNRIEEAGYVAYDDGLQLVDQTLRDVGLEFLAVAADTSTPSIPEAYVLPQFAGMDYAFTAIDAVYVWTRGGYQVARDPEDYPLFIAVREQDVDGWTAFFDRFGIPVAQERQPADDLDGAIQVVLEPRSQIEAEMVDGRPVISLQETVAFANEYYATFESALDMLGRMYDDVDTDATYRMEPA; from the coding sequence ATGTACGAAGCGTGTGGCGAGAAGGAATTCAAGGTCCTCCTCGCGCTCGATACAGGGGACTCCATCTCGGGCGTCGCGCGGAAGATCGACGAAAACCGGGAGACGATCCGTCGCGTCGTGAACCGCATCGAGGAGGCCGGGTACGTCGCGTACGATGACGGCCTCCAGCTCGTCGATCAGACGCTCCGTGATGTCGGTCTCGAGTTCTTGGCCGTGGCAGCAGACACCTCGACACCATCGATCCCGGAGGCGTACGTCCTCCCACAGTTCGCTGGCATGGACTACGCATTCACCGCTATCGATGCCGTCTACGTCTGGACACGCGGTGGCTACCAGGTCGCCCGCGACCCGGAGGACTATCCGCTGTTCATCGCTGTTCGCGAGCAGGACGTCGACGGCTGGACAGCGTTCTTCGACCGATTCGGGATTCCGGTCGCACAGGAACGACAACCGGCCGACGACCTCGATGGTGCGATACAGGTTGTTCTCGAGCCGCGGTCACAGATCGAGGCCGAGATGGTCGACGGCCGGCCCGTCATCTCGCTCCAAGAGACCGTGGCGTTCGCAAACGAGTACTACGCGACCTTCGAGTCGGCACTCGACATGCTCGGCCGAATGTACGACGACGTCGACACTGATGCGACCTACCGCATGGAGCCAGCCTAA
- a CDS encoding class I SAM-dependent methyltransferase — MAQPNQGDKTVKELVQQHWNGRAATFDDESQHGIHSDEQHDRWLTVLREWTGDDSLDVLDVGCGTGVVSILLAELGHAVIGVDFAPEMLERARAKARRTDYSVTFQRGDAEALALPDDTVDLVTARHLVWTLPRPTAALQEWQRVVEPGGRILLIEGYWDHDEPWDEYEQMHDDLPMYDGRPPDELRDVLADQGFADITHEPLMDATLWGREPHHDYYIMSGTVPR; from the coding sequence ATGGCACAGCCAAATCAAGGCGATAAGACCGTCAAGGAACTCGTCCAACAGCACTGGAATGGCCGGGCAGCGACGTTCGACGACGAGAGCCAACATGGAATCCATTCCGACGAACAACACGACCGCTGGCTCACAGTATTGCGCGAGTGGACCGGCGACGATTCTCTTGACGTCCTCGATGTCGGCTGTGGGACGGGCGTTGTCTCGATATTATTGGCAGAGCTTGGCCATGCTGTCATAGGGGTCGACTTCGCGCCAGAGATGCTCGAACGTGCCCGAGCGAAAGCCCGACGGACAGACTACTCGGTCACGTTCCAGCGAGGGGATGCCGAGGCTCTCGCCCTGCCAGACGATACGGTCGACCTGGTCACTGCGCGCCACCTCGTCTGGACGCTCCCTCGTCCCACTGCGGCACTACAGGAGTGGCAACGTGTCGTTGAGCCCGGTGGCCGGATTCTCCTGATTGAGGGCTACTGGGACCACGACGAGCCGTGGGATGAGTACGAGCAGATGCACGACGACCTCCCGATGTACGATGGCCGACCCCCAGACGAACTGCGCGACGTGCTTGCCGACCAGGGATTTGCCGACATTACGCATGAACCGCTGATGGATGCGACACTCTGGGGTCGGGAACCCCACCACGACTACTACATTATGAGCGGTACGGTCCCCCGTTGA
- a CDS encoding low temperature requirement protein A, protein MSDSEEPVTPVELFFDLVFVFAFVQVTTFLAGDLTWIGVARAVALLAVLWWGWVCYTWLTDAISTEENVPERVAIYAATAGMFIVALAVPTAFEDGALLFGIAYFVVRGLHVALYATAATPETRDAIFRLAPGFLGGPILLVVASFLDGPLQGVLWILALVIDYGVAYVRGVAGFQIHAEHFVERHRDIVIIALGESVLAMGLGLGDDLLVLPPESIIAAFLGIVLAAALAWLYFDYVTLGMEANLVAADQSERAKMARDTYSYLHFPIVVGIIFVAFGLKKVVADPQVSLEVIPAVALCGGGAIYLLGDVACRLRDVGTVSKPRLVVALVACAIIPVILQVPSIVALAGVLVLFVALAVFETIYSANRRSIRGM, encoded by the coding sequence GTGAGTGATTCTGAGGAGCCGGTTACTCCGGTAGAATTGTTTTTCGATCTCGTATTTGTATTTGCCTTCGTACAAGTCACGACATTTCTTGCGGGAGATCTCACTTGGATTGGGGTGGCCCGCGCGGTCGCTCTCCTTGCAGTCTTGTGGTGGGGATGGGTCTGCTATACCTGGCTTACAGATGCGATTTCGACTGAAGAGAATGTTCCAGAGCGAGTAGCGATCTATGCAGCTACTGCTGGTATGTTTATTGTCGCACTCGCTGTTCCGACCGCCTTCGAGGACGGTGCGTTGCTCTTTGGGATTGCATACTTCGTCGTTCGAGGGTTACACGTCGCGCTGTATGCGACTGCGGCGACTCCTGAAACGAGGGATGCAATTTTTCGACTCGCTCCGGGCTTCTTGGGCGGCCCAATACTACTTGTGGTGGCCAGCTTTCTTGACGGGCCGTTACAAGGGGTCCTCTGGATCCTCGCGCTTGTGATCGATTATGGGGTCGCGTATGTGCGTGGTGTGGCTGGGTTCCAGATTCACGCCGAACATTTCGTCGAGCGACATCGAGATATCGTTATTATTGCACTCGGTGAGTCCGTGTTGGCGATGGGACTCGGACTTGGAGATGACCTCCTTGTACTCCCTCCAGAATCGATTATTGCTGCTTTCCTCGGCATCGTACTTGCCGCAGCGCTCGCGTGGCTGTATTTCGATTACGTCACACTCGGAATGGAAGCAAACCTCGTTGCAGCAGATCAGAGCGAGCGTGCTAAAATGGCACGAGATACCTACAGCTATCTACATTTCCCGATCGTGGTCGGTATCATCTTCGTCGCCTTCGGTCTCAAGAAGGTCGTTGCTGACCCACAGGTATCGCTCGAAGTGATTCCTGCAGTCGCATTGTGTGGCGGTGGTGCTATCTATCTATTAGGAGACGTGGCCTGCCGGTTGCGTGACGTGGGTACTGTCAGTAAACCGCGACTTGTCGTAGCGCTCGTCGCGTGCGCGATTATCCCTGTAATACTACAGGTTCCTTCCATTGTAGCCTTAGCTGGAGTCTTGGTTCTGTTCGTCGCACTCGCTGTCTTTGAGACGATCTACTCTGCGAATCGACGCTCAATACGTGGAATGTAA
- a CDS encoding hydrolase, producing the protein MPDAAATPSEQLLTRENCAITFIDHQPEMVLGVNSIDITNLKNNAAGLAKTADAYDIPTVLTTIGREHNGPLFEEIRDVLPDGEVVDRTNTNSWENEAYVEAVEATDRDRLVMAGLWTEVCVCFAALSALEAGYDVYVVADVCGGRTDADHEHALRRMENAGATTVTWAQVLSELQRDWAADGARDAHQIFIDHGGDFGMTVQYGDFLEE; encoded by the coding sequence ATGCCAGACGCAGCTGCCACCCCAAGCGAGCAGTTACTCACACGGGAGAACTGTGCGATAACGTTCATCGACCACCAGCCTGAGATGGTCCTCGGCGTGAATTCTATTGATATCACGAACCTCAAGAACAATGCTGCTGGTCTTGCAAAGACGGCAGATGCCTACGATATCCCGACTGTTCTTACTACGATCGGGAGAGAGCACAATGGGCCACTGTTCGAGGAAATTCGAGACGTCCTCCCAGACGGAGAGGTGGTCGACCGCACCAACACGAATTCGTGGGAAAATGAGGCGTACGTCGAGGCCGTCGAAGCGACAGATCGTGATCGGCTGGTCATGGCCGGTCTCTGGACGGAGGTCTGTGTCTGCTTCGCCGCCCTGTCAGCATTGGAAGCAGGCTACGACGTGTACGTAGTGGCTGACGTCTGTGGGGGGCGGACGGACGCCGATCATGAACATGCCCTTCGACGAATGGAGAACGCGGGCGCAACGACGGTCACCTGGGCGCAAGTCCTCTCCGAACTTCAACGTGACTGGGCCGCCGACGGGGCCAGAGATGCTCATCAGATCTTCATCGACCACGGTGGTGACTTCGGGATGACTGTCCAATACGGTGATTTCTTGGAAGAATAG
- a CDS encoding DoxX family protein yields MAFDAGIGAVVFLVARLLFGGLLAFQGLNHFMNVDEMAGYAQSKGVPAARMSVLFAGGMLFFGGLGIALGVFPAVAAGAVALFLLISTPMMHNFWAVPEDQQQAEMTNFIKNIELLGATLVFLVLGTEPWAYALGIGLPV; encoded by the coding sequence ATGGCATTTGATGCTGGGATCGGTGCCGTCGTGTTCCTCGTTGCCCGCCTCCTCTTTGGTGGGCTCCTCGCGTTCCAAGGACTCAATCACTTCATGAACGTCGATGAGATGGCTGGATACGCTCAGTCCAAGGGCGTCCCAGCAGCCCGGATGAGCGTCCTGTTCGCCGGTGGAATGCTCTTCTTCGGCGGTCTCGGTATCGCGCTTGGAGTGTTCCCAGCAGTAGCTGCGGGAGCAGTAGCCCTCTTCCTTCTCATCTCAACGCCAATGATGCACAACTTCTGGGCAGTGCCTGAAGACCAGCAACAGGCCGAGATGACGAACTTTATCAAGAACATCGAGCTTCTCGGCGCGACATTGGTCTTTCTCGTCCTCGGTACGGAGCCCTGGGCATACGCCTTGGGCATCGGGCTTCCCGTATAA
- a CDS encoding alpha/beta hydrolase, whose translation MTAGAPLDAAEAALVLVHGRGATAQSIVQMADEFHQHGVAYLAPQAARNTWYPNAFTAPVESNEPGRTSGLQAIRDSVSKANEAEIPTDRVMVLGFSQGACLASEFVARNPTLYGGLAVLSGGLIGKSVDPDDYDGDLENTPVFLGCSDVDPHIPEERVHKSAMVFEQLNGDVTKRLYEGMGHGINQDEVDYVSEMVTDIVA comes from the coding sequence GTGACAGCTGGAGCACCGCTCGACGCCGCTGAAGCTGCGCTTGTGCTCGTTCACGGACGCGGAGCAACCGCACAGAGTATCGTCCAGATGGCCGATGAGTTCCATCAGCACGGAGTCGCCTATCTTGCACCTCAAGCAGCTCGAAACACCTGGTATCCGAACGCGTTCACCGCTCCTGTTGAGTCGAACGAACCAGGTCGAACGTCGGGATTACAGGCCATCAGAGACTCTGTGAGTAAAGCCAACGAGGCAGAGATACCGACCGACCGAGTCATGGTTCTCGGCTTCTCTCAGGGCGCCTGTCTCGCCAGTGAGTTCGTTGCACGAAACCCTACGTTATACGGCGGACTCGCCGTACTGAGTGGTGGTCTCATCGGCAAATCCGTGGATCCGGACGACTACGATGGCGACCTCGAGAACACGCCCGTGTTCTTGGGCTGTAGCGATGTTGACCCGCACATTCCTGAAGAACGCGTCCACAAATCAGCGATGGTTTTCGAGCAGCTCAATGGCGACGTGACCAAGCGGCTCTACGAAGGAATGGGTCACGGTATTAATCAAGATGAAGTCGACTACGTCTCGGAGATGGTGACTGATATCGTGGCGTGA
- a CDS encoding dihydrofolate reductase — protein sequence MEFVSVAALAENRVIGKDGEVPWHIPEDRRQYRSRIADDPVILGRVTYESMLEDLPGSIQIVMSRSDREYDLPTAFHADGVTAAGEIADSHDADRAYVIGGAGIYHLFQPHLDRMILSRIPGEYDGDALYPEWDPDGWSLDSDTEYDEFVLEEWVRRDTGK from the coding sequence ATGGAATTCGTGTCAGTAGCTGCTCTCGCTGAGAATCGCGTCATCGGGAAAGACGGCGAAGTTCCGTGGCATATCCCTGAAGATCGACGGCAGTACCGGTCTCGCATCGCAGACGATCCCGTTATCCTCGGGCGGGTGACGTACGAATCGATGCTCGAGGACCTCCCAGGGTCGATCCAGATCGTCATGAGTCGCTCCGACCGAGAGTACGATCTCCCGACCGCATTTCACGCTGATGGCGTTACAGCTGCTGGTGAGATTGCAGACTCTCATGACGCGGATCGGGCCTATGTCATCGGCGGCGCTGGCATCTACCACCTCTTCCAACCGCACCTCGACAGGATGATTCTGAGTCGGATCCCCGGCGAATATGACGGAGATGCATTGTATCCAGAATGGGATCCAGACGGGTGGTCTCTTGACTCCGACACCGAGTACGACGAGTTCGTACTAGAGGAATGGGTTCGTCGAGACACGGGGAAGTGA
- a CDS encoding DsrE family protein produces MKTVFHVSDGADDIQDAAIRYSGGIFEDDSVDIDAVAVVANASGIGLVQSDSTYAEEIRSLSEGDVRFIACEKSMEAAGLTVDDILDVVDTAPTSVGALTRLQDEGYRYIKVP; encoded by the coding sequence ATGAAGACCGTTTTCCACGTGAGCGACGGCGCGGACGACATTCAGGACGCAGCGATCCGGTATTCGGGCGGTATCTTCGAGGATGATTCCGTCGACATCGACGCTGTTGCGGTGGTCGCGAATGCATCGGGAATCGGGCTCGTTCAATCGGACTCAACCTATGCCGAGGAGATCCGTTCCCTCTCTGAGGGTGATGTTCGATTCATTGCGTGTGAGAAATCGATGGAAGCAGCCGGATTGACCGTCGACGATATCCTCGATGTCGTCGACACGGCCCCAACCTCGGTCGGGGCGCTGACCAGATTACAAGATGAAGGGTATCGATACATCAAGGTACCGTGA
- a CDS encoding CDGSH iron-sulfur domain-containing protein encodes MEEDIHYYSGDEIEVSYDVNRCIHARECVRGLPGVFDPDKRPWIEPDNADVDDLSDVIVDCPTGALQFERTDGGPDEPIPDENVIIVAPDGPLYLRGDIEIVTDDDTTLLTDTRVALCRCGASENKPLCDNSHVEVDFEAAGTETAPESETQAEDADGVLTVRPMPDGPIRIQGQFQIWQADKTATDRASSTTLCRCGGSGNKPFCDGTHSEIGFSSEDQST; translated from the coding sequence ATGGAAGAAGACATCCACTACTATTCCGGCGACGAGATTGAGGTGAGCTACGACGTGAACCGCTGCATACACGCCAGAGAGTGTGTACGCGGGCTTCCTGGCGTGTTCGATCCCGACAAGCGACCATGGATCGAACCTGACAACGCCGACGTTGACGACCTCTCAGACGTCATCGTGGACTGCCCGACTGGCGCACTACAGTTCGAGCGGACAGATGGCGGACCCGACGAGCCGATCCCGGACGAGAACGTGATCATTGTCGCTCCCGACGGGCCGCTGTACCTCCGAGGAGATATCGAAATTGTAACCGACGACGACACGACGTTGCTCACGGACACGCGCGTTGCACTGTGCCGATGCGGGGCGTCCGAAAACAAACCGCTCTGTGACAACAGTCACGTTGAGGTGGACTTCGAGGCAGCGGGAACAGAGACAGCCCCCGAATCGGAAACCCAAGCGGAAGACGCTGATGGCGTGTTAACTGTCCGTCCGATGCCCGATGGGCCTATCCGAATTCAAGGTCAGTTCCAAATCTGGCAGGCAGATAAGACGGCGACAGATCGGGCTTCCTCAACTACGCTCTGTCGGTGTGGAGGGTCGGGGAACAAACCGTTCTGTGATGGTACACACAGCGAGATTGGCTTTTCGAGCGAGGACCAGTCTACGTAG
- a CDS encoding ring-cleaving dioxygenase → MPTNKPGIHHVTAIGGDPQQNIDFYTQVLGLRLVKKTVNHDDPSTYHLYFGDDAGHPGTNFTFFPWPNGRSGQIGTGQAQTTAFLIPQDAIGYWTNRFDEHDVAFDAPTTRFDETVISFRDPDGLELELVAHPETPDGDPWQDDPVPTDNAIRGFHGVTLALEGYEQTASLLEEEMGFAFDRDDDGRRFRYRSDGDVGFAIDLLCQPTRDRGRTGVGTVHHVAFRVESEAQQQQWREALIDRGLNVTPVIDRVYFQSVYFREPGGVLFEIATEGPGFTVDEEHDELGTTLTLPPWLEDERQAIESRLPELNASDQ, encoded by the coding sequence ATGCCCACGAACAAACCAGGCATTCACCACGTAACTGCAATTGGAGGTGACCCACAGCAGAATATCGATTTCTACACGCAGGTGCTCGGCCTGCGATTAGTTAAGAAGACCGTCAATCACGACGATCCCAGCACCTATCATCTGTACTTTGGAGACGATGCAGGACATCCCGGAACCAACTTCACCTTCTTCCCTTGGCCAAACGGTCGCTCTGGGCAAATTGGCACCGGTCAGGCCCAGACGACAGCCTTCCTGATTCCTCAGGACGCTATCGGCTACTGGACGAATCGTTTCGACGAACACGATGTCGCATTCGACGCTCCGACAACCCGTTTCGATGAGACGGTGATTTCTTTCCGCGATCCAGATGGTCTCGAGCTTGAGCTCGTCGCCCACCCAGAGACACCTGACGGAGACCCGTGGCAGGATGATCCAGTTCCGACCGACAACGCAATTCGCGGCTTTCACGGCGTCACGCTTGCTCTGGAGGGGTACGAACAGACGGCTTCACTACTGGAGGAGGAGATGGGATTCGCGTTTGATCGTGACGACGATGGTCGCCGATTCCGTTACCGATCTGATGGCGACGTTGGCTTCGCCATCGACCTGCTCTGTCAGCCAACGCGAGATCGTGGCCGAACTGGCGTTGGAACCGTACATCACGTCGCATTCCGCGTCGAAAGCGAGGCTCAACAACAGCAGTGGCGAGAAGCCCTGATTGATCGTGGACTCAATGTCACTCCCGTCATTGATCGAGTATATTTTCAGTCAGTCTACTTCCGGGAACCTGGCGGTGTACTCTTCGAGATCGCGACAGAAGGACCTGGCTTCACGGTTGACGAGGAGCATGATGAGCTGGGAACCACCCTGACACTACCTCCGTGGCTCGAAGACGAGCGCCAAGCAATCGAGAGTCGTCTTCCGGAACTCAACGCTTCAGATCAATAG